A window of the Desulfobacula toluolica Tol2 genome harbors these coding sequences:
- a CDS encoding TetR/AcrR family transcriptional regulator: protein MKIKKKGMTASPRKQILKAVQKIISQKNLEDSSISEIAGRAGVTDSIIYHYFKNKEDLLFYALADKLTDVEKDLRFHLEGVLDPVSRLSKMIWHHLYVTDLNPDDSRTLKNLLIECRSNKNFYTHEGYNTLREYTRFMGQTIQQGVDENVFRPDINVNLILNLILGLLDEESLSCLASGEIKTTMPDFKGIMDLVFAIISSESVTSMNNDDNNKKKRILKAAVQVFAQKGYNAATMNEIANIANVSEGTIYNYFKNKEDLLFSIPKKRLRRLKKSGEEMFDIQHPIKKLRRFIRLLFTIFMEDRDFTKVFLLEIKLNKKFYNSILYRDYIDYVSILESILKEGQKQGIFRYSVDPRLFRNMFIGAFTHLAIKWTILKKEEPIDMLKEIEKVVEMLCRSVVADNSIITKLNSIYK from the coding sequence ATGAAAATAAAAAAAAAGGGGATGACTGCCAGCCCTCGAAAACAAATTTTAAAGGCAGTCCAGAAGATCATTTCTCAAAAAAACCTTGAAGATTCCAGCATATCTGAAATCGCAGGCAGGGCCGGGGTAACGGATTCCATTATTTATCATTATTTCAAAAACAAAGAAGATTTATTGTTTTATGCGCTGGCAGACAAATTAACGGATGTTGAGAAAGATCTAAGGTTTCACCTGGAGGGAGTATTAGACCCTGTTTCAAGATTGAGCAAGATGATATGGCATCATCTTTACGTCACTGACCTGAATCCTGATGATTCACGGACTTTAAAAAACCTTCTGATTGAATGCCGCTCCAATAAAAATTTTTATACACATGAAGGATACAATACCCTCAGGGAATATACCAGATTCATGGGCCAGACCATTCAGCAGGGGGTTGATGAAAATGTATTCCGTCCGGATATCAACGTGAACCTCATCTTGAATTTGATTCTCGGATTGCTGGATGAAGAATCCTTAAGTTGTCTGGCTTCCGGAGAAATTAAAACCACAATGCCGGATTTCAAAGGTATAATGGATTTAGTGTTTGCTATTATTTCCAGCGAGTCAGTCACATCAATGAACAATGATGACAATAATAAAAAGAAAAGAATACTCAAGGCAGCAGTGCAGGTATTTGCCCAAAAAGGATACAATGCAGCGACAATGAATGAAATTGCAAATATTGCCAATGTGAGCGAGGGAACTATTTACAACTATTTTAAGAACAAAGAAGACCTGCTGTTTTCCATCCCCAAAAAACGGCTCCGACGTTTGAAAAAAAGCGGAGAGGAAATGTTTGATATTCAACACCCCATCAAAAAATTGCGACGGTTCATTCGACTGCTGTTCACGATCTTTATGGAGGACAGAGATTTTACAAAGGTGTTCCTGCTGGAAATCAAACTAAACAAAAAATTTTACAACTCTATTCTCTATAGGGATTATATTGATTATGTGTCGATTTTAGAAAGTATATTAAAGGAGGGTCAGAAACAAGGTATTTTCAGATATTCCGTCGATCCCCGATTGTTCAGGAACATGTTTATCGGTGCCTTCACCCATCTTGCCATAAAATGGACTATACTTAAAAAAGAAGAACCCATTGATATGCTGAAGGAAATTGAAAAAGTGGTTGAGATGCTATGCAGATCCGTTGTAGCGGATAATTCAATCATAACTAAATTAAATTCGATATACAAATAA
- a CDS encoding MarR family winged helix-turn-helix transcriptional regulator — translation MAEKKLLGYMLGKLHRLHMAAVKEKIKPLDIQPGHLPFIATLLDNETPMIQDDIGSHVFIDKSVAARGIDSLEKKGFLNRSINPENRRQKLVELTNMSRNIKQKLFDSLNKASEELLSALSPEEQDRLMDLLDRMLHGALKR, via the coding sequence ATGGCAGAAAAAAAATTACTGGGTTACATGCTGGGAAAGCTTCATCGTCTCCATATGGCTGCAGTAAAAGAAAAGATAAAACCCCTGGATATACAACCGGGGCATCTTCCTTTTATAGCAACCCTGCTGGATAATGAAACACCAATGATTCAGGATGATATTGGGTCCCATGTGTTTATTGACAAAAGTGTGGCGGCCAGGGGGATAGATTCTCTGGAAAAAAAAGGTTTCCTGAATCGATCCATTAACCCTGAAAACCGCCGACAAAAACTGGTTGAACTGACGAACATGTCAAGGAATATAAAACAAAAATTATTTGACTCGCTTAACAAAGCCAGTGAGGAGCTTTTGAGTGCATTAAGCCCCGAAGAACAGGACCGGCTGATGGATCTGCTGGATAGAATGCTCCATGGGGCACTAAAGAGATAA
- a CDS encoding multidrug effflux MFS transporter, with the protein MESRTNLSAALHIPFLIPLLAVLSAFPPLSTDMYLPAMPYLGKLWGVELKIISLTLIGFFLGYSPALLVYGPLSDRFGRKAPLLAGLSLFILASLLCSIAGSAQTLTYARILQGIGAAAPSVLGLSITKDHYTGPERYKILALISIIVGLAPMLGPTLGSWALLFGSWHIIFILQAAIAVIAFAGVLRIPETNPAPRHIPLMKMAVPYLALFGNLRFLSLSFLFSASMSPLFAFIGASADIYITGFSLSEQVFGLFFGMNAFSIMTGSFICMNLSAKFSDITLIRLGFGGILTGGLLIMTIPHSQVLFFTFPMCFISFCFGFTRPVCINLILETVNRDIGSASSLMMFSNFIFGAAAMWIISLGGEWKITMIGFMAVLSGLATFFVFWFLLKGVKK; encoded by the coding sequence ATGGAATCTCGAACCAATTTGTCAGCAGCTTTGCACATTCCGTTTTTAATTCCGCTGCTGGCAGTGCTGTCTGCCTTCCCCCCACTGTCTACGGATATGTATCTGCCGGCCATGCCTTATCTTGGAAAATTGTGGGGAGTGGAACTAAAAATCATAAGTTTGACCCTGATCGGATTTTTTTTGGGTTATAGCCCTGCCCTGCTGGTGTATGGGCCGCTTTCCGATCGGTTTGGCAGGAAAGCACCCCTTCTGGCAGGACTGTCTTTGTTCATACTGGCAAGTCTTTTATGTTCGATTGCAGGATCGGCCCAAACCCTTACCTATGCCAGAATACTTCAAGGAATCGGAGCTGCCGCCCCTTCGGTTTTAGGACTTTCAATTACCAAAGATCACTATACAGGCCCGGAACGATATAAAATTCTGGCCCTGATCAGTATTATCGTTGGGCTGGCACCCATGCTCGGGCCGACACTGGGATCCTGGGCACTGCTGTTCGGCAGCTGGCATATTATTTTTATTCTCCAGGCAGCAATTGCAGTCATCGCCTTTGCAGGTGTTCTCAGAATACCTGAAACCAACCCGGCCCCAAGGCATATCCCTTTAATGAAAATGGCCGTGCCTTATCTTGCCCTGTTCGGAAATTTACGATTTTTAAGCCTTTCTTTTTTATTTAGTGCGTCCATGAGTCCCCTGTTTGCCTTTATTGGTGCCTCGGCCGATATTTACATCACCGGGTTCAGCCTGTCTGAACAGGTATTTGGATTGTTTTTCGGCATGAATGCATTTTCCATAATGACAGGTTCGTTTATCTGCATGAACCTGTCTGCAAAATTCAGCGATATAACGCTTATCCGGCTTGGGTTCGGCGGCATACTGACCGGCGGCCTTCTGATCATGACGATACCCCATTCACAGGTGTTGTTTTTTACCTTTCCCATGTGCTTTATTTCTTTTTGTTTCGGTTTTACCCGCCCTGTGTGCATTAATCTGATCCTGGAAACAGTAAACCGGGATATCGGATCTGCCTCTTCATTAATGATGTTTTCCAATTTTATTTTCGGTGCAGCTGCCATGTGGATTATTTCTCTGGGCGGAGAGTGGAAAATAACAATGATCGGATTCATGGCTGTCTTATCCGGACTGGCAACTTTTTTTGTTTTCTGGTTTCTGTTAAAGGGCGTTAAAAAATGA
- a CDS encoding CoA-transferase subunit beta → MEYTLKEMMTIIAAREIRNDDIVFCGTGISMLAAMAAKNINAPKSVIFFETGAIDSKLEDLPLAVADPRIMYQSSCNAGLLEAFATMQNKITGQHVVGILGAAQIDIYGNLNSTVIGEYEGPDVRFSGSGGACDVGSFVPRSIIFMTQEKRKFKIKIDYLTTPGYLDGPDGRKKAGLPEGGPDKVITDMGVMGFDDQTKKMYLKGYYPGITPEKILENMEFEIDTSQAEEVLPPTPEELKLLREKCDPQRLIL, encoded by the coding sequence ATGGAATATACGTTAAAAGAGATGATGACCATTATTGCAGCCCGGGAAATCAGAAATGATGACATTGTTTTTTGCGGCACCGGCATTTCAATGCTGGCGGCCATGGCGGCTAAAAATATCAACGCACCCAAGAGTGTTATTTTTTTTGAAACAGGAGCCATTGATTCTAAGCTGGAAGATCTTCCCCTTGCCGTGGCAGACCCGAGAATCATGTACCAATCCTCATGCAATGCAGGACTGTTAGAAGCCTTTGCCACAATGCAGAACAAAATTACCGGACAGCATGTCGTGGGAATTCTGGGTGCTGCCCAGATTGACATTTACGGAAATTTGAATTCCACTGTAATCGGTGAGTATGAAGGGCCGGATGTGCGGTTTTCCGGCAGTGGAGGTGCCTGTGACGTGGGTTCTTTTGTGCCAAGGAGCATTATCTTCATGACCCAGGAAAAACGAAAATTTAAAATCAAGATAGACTACCTGACGACTCCCGGCTATCTGGACGGGCCGGATGGCCGGAAAAAAGCAGGCCTTCCCGAAGGAGGCCCGGACAAAGTGATCACCGACATGGGTGTGATGGGCTTTGATGATCAAACAAAAAAAATGTATCTGAAAGGCTATTATCCCGGTATCACACCGGAAAAAATTCTGGAAAACATGGAGTTTGAAATAGATACATCCCAGGCCGAAGAAGTTTTACCCCCTACCCCGGAAGAGTTGAAACTTTTAAGGGAAAAATGCGATCCCCAGCGCCTGATCTTGTAG
- a CDS encoding CoA transferase subunit A: MEVNSNKITNLKDAVTKHVTPGCHLSIGGFTINRNPMAAVYEIIRQNIRDIHLYAHSNGQGMDELVGAGCVSCLEIAYGGTGKFMSTCIRFKKAAQEKTIKIEDYSNYQMTLRFLAGSMGIPFLPTRSSLGTDIINKWGFSKEFRQDNQKIPNQKLVELENPFDNWCDTERMVLVPAINPDVTIIHVQQADYRGNCKIDGLTFADIEQAKAAKVLIITCEDLLDDDYLKNNPDRNQIPFIHADAVIHIPFGAYPTACFGHYDYDPVYLKNYTRVAKNDDLYKGYIEETIFKNGTHMDLLDSVGRERLENILADKNRGYAKKLDRR, encoded by the coding sequence ATGGAAGTAAACAGCAATAAAATTACAAATTTAAAAGATGCAGTCACAAAACATGTAACACCCGGATGCCATCTGTCCATTGGCGGGTTTACCATCAACAGGAATCCCATGGCAGCCGTTTATGAAATCATCCGGCAGAATATCAGGGATATTCACCTTTACGCCCATTCCAACGGGCAGGGGATGGATGAACTTGTGGGGGCAGGTTGCGTATCCTGCCTTGAAATAGCTTATGGCGGAACCGGCAAATTCATGTCAACCTGTATCCGGTTCAAAAAAGCCGCTCAGGAAAAAACGATAAAAATCGAAGATTACTCCAATTATCAGATGACCCTTCGATTTCTTGCCGGATCAATGGGAATCCCATTTCTTCCAACCCGGTCTTCCCTTGGAACGGATATCATCAACAAATGGGGATTTTCCAAAGAATTCCGGCAGGACAATCAAAAAATACCGAACCAGAAACTGGTTGAGCTTGAAAACCCCTTTGACAACTGGTGCGACACGGAACGTATGGTATTGGTTCCCGCCATCAACCCGGATGTTACCATTATTCATGTGCAGCAGGCAGACTACAGGGGAAATTGCAAAATCGACGGGTTAACCTTTGCCGACATTGAACAGGCAAAAGCGGCAAAAGTGCTGATAATCACCTGTGAGGATCTGCTGGATGACGACTATTTGAAAAACAATCCCGACAGAAACCAGATTCCGTTTATCCATGCTGATGCCGTCATACACATCCCCTTTGGTGCCTATCCCACAGCCTGTTTTGGTCATTACGACTATGACCCTGTGTATCTGAAGAACTATACCAGGGTTGCCAAGAATGATGATCTTTATAAGGGATATATAGAAGAGACGATATTCAAGAATGGCACACACATGGACCTGCTGGACAGCGTTGGCAGAGAACGACTTGAAAATATTCTGGCCGATAAAAACAGGGGCTATGCAAAAAAACTGGATCGAAGATAA
- a CDS encoding MoaD/ThiS family protein, translated as MGASIFIPITHRIYTNGQKQIQTDSSTLKKAIMALYAACPDIKGHILDKNGKLHEGMQITVNSEIVFPWDPEKQINNGDQILISSIITGG; from the coding sequence TTGGGGGCAAGTATCTTCATCCCGATAACCCATCGGATCTATACAAACGGGCAAAAACAGATCCAAACAGATTCAAGCACCTTGAAAAAAGCGATCATGGCCCTTTATGCTGCCTGTCCGGATATAAAGGGTCATATCCTGGATAAAAACGGCAAGCTTCATGAAGGTATGCAAATAACGGTGAATTCTGAAATTGTTTTTCCATGGGACCCTGAAAAGCAAATAAACAATGGTGATCAGATTTTAATTTCATCTATTATCACAGGCGGTTGA
- a CDS encoding TRAP transporter large permease: MNPALIVLFMFLAVVILFVLRTPVAFTLGTVGIVSLYLINGPRFLQMLPPSIIESMTSIILLAIPLFIFIGCILEKSGIADEIFEMIYKWLGPIPGGLAIGTVFICVVFAAMVGIVGAATVTMGLIALPAMLKRGYKPSLAIGCISGGGALGFLIPPSVTMIVYASLSNLSIGKMFLAGIIPGLLLASLFITYILIRSLINPELAPPIPVEERATWKEKWMSVKNLAMPFILIFSIMGTIFSGLATPTEAAAVGAVVAMVIVSLRSKSFKDTIGVVSNAAEKAAFLTSMVLWIIIGCLAFSAVVNTLGLPMLLKDLIDSIGLNRWSVLIAMQISFFLLGMVMDDLPIIMITVPIYVPLITLLGFNPLWFGILFIVNMQMAYLTPPFGFVLFYMKGVVPPNISMGDIYKSVWPFIGLQTLCLIIIMVFPEVVLWLPSLVGM; this comes from the coding sequence ATGAATCCCGCTCTAATCGTTCTATTCATGTTTCTGGCCGTTGTAATTCTTTTTGTACTGCGGACACCGGTTGCTTTTACCCTTGGAACAGTGGGCATTGTTTCCCTGTATCTGATCAATGGGCCTCGATTTTTGCAGATGCTGCCCCCGTCCATTATTGAAAGCATGACCAGCATTATTCTGCTGGCCATTCCCCTGTTCATTTTTATCGGCTGCATACTGGAGAAGTCGGGCATTGCCGATGAAATATTTGAAATGATCTATAAATGGCTGGGGCCCATACCGGGCGGACTGGCAATTGGAACTGTATTTATCTGCGTAGTTTTTGCCGCCATGGTGGGAATTGTGGGCGCTGCAACGGTTACCATGGGGCTGATTGCCCTGCCTGCCATGCTGAAAAGAGGTTACAAACCCTCCCTTGCCATTGGCTGTATCTCCGGTGGCGGTGCCCTGGGTTTTTTAATTCCTCCCAGTGTGACCATGATCGTGTATGCCTCCCTATCCAATCTTTCCATCGGAAAAATGTTTTTGGCCGGCATTATCCCCGGACTGTTGCTGGCATCCCTTTTCATCACCTATATCCTGATCAGAAGCCTTATCAACCCAGAACTTGCCCCGCCTATTCCCGTTGAAGAACGGGCCACATGGAAAGAAAAATGGATGTCTGTGAAAAATCTTGCCATGCCGTTTATCCTGATATTTTCCATCATGGGAACCATTTTTTCAGGACTTGCAACCCCCACAGAAGCTGCTGCTGTTGGCGCGGTTGTTGCCATGGTCATTGTCAGCTTAAGATCAAAATCCTTTAAGGATACAATCGGGGTTGTGTCCAATGCTGCTGAAAAGGCAGCCTTTCTGACCAGCATGGTGCTGTGGATTATTATAGGATGTCTTGCTTTTTCAGCCGTGGTCAATACTCTTGGACTTCCCATGCTGTTAAAGGATCTGATTGACTCTATCGGGCTGAACCGGTGGTCTGTCCTCATTGCCATGCAGATCAGTTTCTTTTTGCTGGGAATGGTCATGGATGATCTTCCCATTATTATGATCACGGTTCCCATTTACGTTCCGCTGATCACCCTTCTCGGGTTTAACCCCCTGTGGTTTGGTATCCTTTTTATCGTAAATATGCAGATGGCATATTTGACACCGCCTTTTGGATTTGTCCTGTTTTATATGAAAGGGGTTGTGCCGCCAAATATTTCAATGGGAGATATTTATAAATCCGTATGGCCTTTTATCGGGCTGCAGACCCTGTGTTTGATTATTATCATGGTGTTTCCCGAAGTAGTCCTGTGGCTGCCTTCCCTTGTTGGTATGTAG
- a CDS encoding TRAP transporter small permease subunit, producing the protein MLGFKMQIIEKMINFIEKINKNIGKAACYLIFVFMFLMVYEVIARYFFQSPTIWVHEMCGYIFAAYIAMTGGWVLLEKGHVSVDIIYQFFPRKVKLTADIIVSIVALFMFIILFWQGYKFAWHAFSTNQHSHTLFGPPLWPVKILLPIGSLVFILQILADFGKTILKAKQRRVK; encoded by the coding sequence ATGTTAGGATTTAAAATGCAAATCATTGAAAAAATGATCAATTTTATTGAAAAAATAAACAAGAATATTGGAAAGGCAGCCTGCTATCTGATTTTTGTATTCATGTTCCTGATGGTATACGAAGTCATTGCCAGGTATTTTTTTCAAAGCCCTACCATATGGGTCCACGAAATGTGCGGATATATTTTTGCCGCTTATATTGCCATGACCGGTGGCTGGGTACTCCTTGAAAAAGGTCATGTTTCCGTGGATATCATTTACCAGTTTTTTCCCAGAAAAGTAAAATTAACGGCTGATATCATCGTCTCCATTGTTGCCCTGTTCATGTTCATCATTTTATTCTGGCAGGGGTATAAATTTGCCTGGCATGCTTTTTCAACTAACCAGCATTCCCATACCCTTTTCGGCCCGCCTTTATGGCCTGTAAAAATTTTGCTTCCCATCGGCTCCCTGGTGTTTATTCTTCAGATACTGGCGGATTTCGGCAAAACGATTCTAAAAGCCAAACAAAGGAGGGTAAAATGA
- a CDS encoding TRAP transporter substrate-binding protein, with the protein MSINKKTLSLSIIMVFVVSLVMVIGFKKYFVKTDHSAKTYQFKMQNMFSLNHPITAAINQMAEDVKKKSNGQIAVQVLTSGAIVKGPSIFESVSLGSIDMGTTCSAYHSGILPMAATAFALPGDPRGLQEIMDFIYQDEILAFFRNAYATQNVFYGAPLVMDGYTIVSKKPINTWADLKKMKVRASGSIAKTLQKMDIPTVFIPFSEIYVALSRGTIDAEISGNHAESFLAKTYEVAKYQTVPYISGAQNCEVIINQDRWNELPENLKVIFEKALRDCSTQVGVLFNAENKAVMEKMTAQGAQFIQLPDEVMSRWIKTAVKMWDEEFTKDELSAEYIALVKKDLKALGYDL; encoded by the coding sequence ATGTCAATAAACAAGAAAACTTTATCATTAAGCATTATAATGGTATTCGTTGTTTCACTGGTGATGGTAATTGGATTTAAAAAATATTTTGTAAAGACAGACCACTCGGCAAAAACCTATCAGTTTAAAATGCAGAACATGTTTTCTCTGAATCATCCCATAACCGCTGCGATTAACCAGATGGCAGAGGACGTGAAAAAAAAGAGCAACGGCCAGATCGCAGTTCAGGTTCTGACATCGGGTGCCATAGTAAAAGGCCCCAGTATTTTTGAATCCGTAAGCCTTGGATCAATTGACATGGGAACCACATGCAGCGCTTATCACAGCGGTATCCTGCCCATGGCAGCCACAGCTTTTGCACTCCCTGGAGATCCAAGAGGACTCCAGGAAATCATGGATTTTATTTATCAGGATGAAATCCTGGCCTTTTTCAGAAACGCCTATGCCACTCAAAACGTATTTTACGGTGCCCCCCTTGTCATGGACGGATATACCATTGTCTCCAAAAAACCCATCAACACATGGGCAGACCTGAAAAAGATGAAGGTCAGAGCATCGGGGTCCATTGCGAAAACCTTGCAGAAAATGGATATTCCCACGGTTTTTATCCCGTTCTCCGAAATTTATGTTGCCCTTTCCAGAGGCACCATTGATGCTGAAATCAGTGGAAATCATGCTGAAAGCTTCCTTGCAAAGACCTATGAAGTGGCAAAATACCAGACTGTTCCCTATATCTCCGGTGCCCAGAACTGTGAAGTGATTATCAACCAGGACAGATGGAATGAACTTCCGGAAAATCTCAAAGTGATCTTTGAAAAAGCTCTTAGGGATTGTTCCACTCAGGTGGGTGTGTTGTTCAACGCAGAGAATAAAGCGGTCATGGAAAAAATGACGGCCCAGGGAGCCCAGTTCATCCAGCTTCCCGACGAGGTCATGAGCAGATGGATAAAAACAGCCGTCAAGATGTGGGATGAAGAATTCACAAAAGACGAATTGTCTGCCGAATATATCGCTCTTGTAAAAAAAGATCTGAAAGCTTTGGGATACGACCTGTAG